In Bradysia coprophila strain Holo2 unplaced genomic scaffold, BU_Bcop_v1 contig_24, whole genome shotgun sequence, one genomic interval encodes:
- the LOC119077609 gene encoding myogenesis-regulating glycosidase isoform X1: MSEDKAKPVPLAYEDFEEKLLSASDLSSLASSASSLSPPPPTIPMREISLIERRGLHIDELKFDEKKIQSATESSDGDVPMSSLGHSSNLISRNFRRNSVSLPSGLDTVDNEAIQRPYVGDKIRKSKSNGVSISDVNEIVSIEDESSETESDDDVPKYRSYLRTKRRLSVSPLAVLRLHNTRKEMIANEFDRSGGVSNQNSITSVNSVASLLKEKIQTFPSMMRRKKKVTSDFKIKTFITILFLIIVFLVGYAYIMYHQKVLTRLYFDTVKFGKDDRSIHLHNQRGQEIFKGMLGRNINEVKPFRCLDENLRDDGSICFEWDKNARLYFNYEVKDGIECHDIKWEALSQDVYPQDCYDLPANKGNWYGGGITKSNEFPIDRASFDMSPFITGDSYSQQFGNAVKRYFIGAEGVAIKIADDVPLHISMNHNNSRQFCMKAMHDQFAFVNRLTPNGMPFLKYKICLGKDMRSLHQFLTQQSLFDGMKQGELSIVHSIMEEPVWQISANGVDYLNTMSIYNFTEQVVNSGFLRIGHVLINEFWQNEIGDYKVDEERFKDLQEKVDILHRRGFKVVFTIQPFISTDSPNFAEAVQKKFLIYERLSERSIPALTRYKSSVSAGVLDVTNNNAVPWLLEKLKKIIDDYKIDSFFIDFGTAYNMPHYYQCNKSLVNPDYYKSIFTSSIEDHVPIFGVSGAISFPRPPAFLSLPPVNSSWEGLQSVIPAVISYGVIGFPFILSGPVGGDYSLPQNYQKIPSYQSLAQPPLPDKELFIRWFQLATFLPAMRFSHLPSEYKNDLMTEVAKELFGIRQKTVIPILKKYLSESMNEGLPLVRPLWMLESHDAACLNVYDEFSVGEELIVAPIVQKGQTVREVYLPQGVWKDGVDGSLRKGSRWIHNYRVPENKVAYFVKMPDNTRF, translated from the exons ATGTCTGAAGATAAAGCAAAACCAGTGCCATTAGCCTACGAGGACTTCGAAGAGAAATTGTTGAGTGCATCGGATTTAAGTAGTCTGGCCAGCAGTGCTAGCAGCCTATCACCTCCTCCTCCGACAATACCCATGcgtgaaatttcattgatcgAACGGCGCGGACTACACATTGATGAGCTGAAGTTCGACGAAAAAAA AATACAATCAGCCACTGAGTCTTCAGATGGGGATGTACCCATGTCGTCGTTGGGTCACTCATCAAACCTCATCAGCagaaattttagaagaaaTTCGGTGTCGTTACCGTCGGGCTTAGACACGGTTGATAATGAAGCAATTCAACGGCCTTATGTTGGTGATAAGATAAGAAAAAGT aAAAGCAACGGTGTCAGCATAAGTGATGTTAACGAAATCGTCAGCATTGAGGATGAGAGCTCAGAAACCGAAAGTGATGATGATGTTCCAAAGTACAG ATCATACTTACGAACCAAACGTCGGCTATCTGTTTCACCACTTGCCGTACTCCGTTTACACAACACCCGGAAAGAAATGATTGCCAACGAATTCGATCGTTCGGGTGGCGTCAGCAACCAAAACTCCATTACCAGTGTTAACTCGGTTGCCAGCctgttgaaagagaaaattcaG ACATTTCCTTCGATGATGAGACGGAAGAAAAAGGTTACCAGTGACTTCAAAATTAAAACGTTTATCACAATTCTATTCCTGATTATTGTCTTCCTAGTCGGTTACGCTTATATTATGTATCATCAGAAAGTACTGACCCGATTGTACTTCGACACAGTGAAATTCGGAAAAGATGATCGAAGTATTCACCTCCACAACCAACGCGGTCAGGAGATATTTAAGGGAATGTTGG GTAGGAACATAAACGAAGTTAAGCCATTCCGTTGCTTGGATGAGAATTTAAGAGATGATGGAAGTATATGCTTCGAATGGGATAAAAATGCTCGGCTGTATTTCAAttacgaagtaaaagatggcATCGAATGTCATGACATCAAATGGGAAGCACTCAGTCAAGATGTCTATCCTCAGGACTGTTACGACTTACCGGCAAACAAAGGGAATTGGTACGGCGGAGGCATAACAAAGTCAAATGAATTTCCGATTGATCGTGCAAGTTTTGATATGTCGCCGTTTATAACGGGAGACTCGTACTCGCAGCAATTCGGGAATGCAGTGAAACGATATTTTATCGGTGCGGAAGGTGTGGCTATAAAAATTGCGGATGATGTTCCTTTACACATTAGTATGAACCACAATAATTCTagacaattttgtatgaaagcAATGCACGATCAATTTGCATTCGTGAACCGTCTGACACCGAACGGAATGCCGTTCTTAAAGTATAAGATTTGTCTTGGGAAAGACATGAGGTCTTTACATCAATTTCTAACTCAACAGAGTTTGTTTGATGGAATGAAACAAGGCGAACTGAGTATTGTTCATTCAATTATGGAGGAGCCTGTGTGGCAAATTTCCGCCAATGGTGTCGACTACCTAAACACAATGTCAATTTATAACTTCACCGAGCAAGTAGTAAATTCCGGGTTTCTACGAATCGGGCATGTGttgataaatgaattttgGCAGAATGAAATCGGGGACTACAAAGTGGACGAAGAGAGATTCAAAGACTTACAAGAAAAAGTCGACATTCTGCATCGACGAGGTTTTAAGGTCGTATTCACCATTCAGCCGTTTATTAGCACAGATAGCCCCAACTTCGCTGAGGCCgttcaaaagaaatttctaaTCTACGAGCGGTTGTCAGAGAGAAGTATTCCAGCCCTTACGCGATACAAGAGTTCAGTCAGCGCAGGCGTTCTAGACGTTACGAACAACAATGCCGTGCCCTGGCTTTTGGAGAAACTGAAGAAAATCATCGACGATTACAAAAtcgattcatttttcattgatttcggAACGGCATACAATATGCCTCACTATTACCAGTGCAACAAGAGTTTGGTGAATCCTGACTACTACAAGTCCATTTTCACATCCAGTATTGAAGATCACGTTCCTATTTTCGGTGTTTCTGGTGCCATATCTTTTCCGAGACCACCAGCATTTCTCAGTCTTCCACCCGTCAATTCGTCATGGGAAGGTCTGCAGAGTGTCATCCCTGCCGTCATATCATATGGTGTAATTG gttttccattcattttatCTGGACCAGTCGGTGGAGATTACAGTCTTCCACAAAATTATCAGAAAATTCCGTCATATCAGTCACTTGCACAGCCACCATTACCCGACAAAGAATTGTTCATTCGATGGTTTCAATTGGCAACGTTTTTGCCAGCAATGAGATTCTCTCATTTACCATCCGAATACAAGAATGACTTGATGACCGAGGTAGCAAAAGAACTATTTGGAATTCGTCAGAAAACGGTGAtcccgattttgaaaaaatatctCAGCGAATCGATGAACGAAGGATTACCGCTAGTTCGACCATTGTGGATGTTGGAATCTCACGATGCGGCATGCCTGAATGTTTACGACGAATTCTCTGTGGGCGAGGAATTGATTGTGGCGCCAATTGTTCAAAAGGGTCAAACCGTTCGAGAAG tttatCTGCCACAAGGAGTTTGGAAAGACGGCGTCGATGGATCGTTGCGGAAAGGGAGCCGTTGGATTCATAATTATCGGGTACCCGAGAAtaaagtcgcttattttgtGAAGATGCCAGACAATACGAGATTTTAA
- the LOC119077609 gene encoding myogenesis-regulating glycosidase isoform X3, with the protein MIANEFDRSGGVSNQNSITSVNSVASLLKEKIQTFPSMMRRKKKVTSDFKIKTFITILFLIIVFLVGYAYIMYHQKVLTRLYFDTVKFGKDDRSIHLHNQRGQEIFKGMLGRNINEVKPFRCLDENLRDDGSICFEWDKNARLYFNYEVKDGIECHDIKWEALSQDVYPQDCYDLPANKGNWYGGGITKSNEFPIDRASFDMSPFITGDSYSQQFGNAVKRYFIGAEGVAIKIADDVPLHISMNHNNSRQFCMKAMHDQFAFVNRLTPNGMPFLKYKICLGKDMRSLHQFLTQQSLFDGMKQGELSIVHSIMEEPVWQISANGVDYLNTMSIYNFTEQVVNSGFLRIGHVLINEFWQNEIGDYKVDEERFKDLQEKVDILHRRGFKVVFTIQPFISTDSPNFAEAVQKKFLIYERLSERSIPALTRYKSSVSAGVLDVTNNNAVPWLLEKLKKIIDDYKIDSFFIDFGTAYNMPHYYQCNKSLVNPDYYKSIFTSSIEDHVPIFGVSGAISFPRPPAFLSLPPVNSSWEGLQSVIPAVISYGVIGFPFILSGPVGGDYSLPQNYQKIPSYQSLAQPPLPDKELFIRWFQLATFLPAMRFSHLPSEYKNDLMTEVAKELFGIRQKTVIPILKKYLSESMNEGLPLVRPLWMLESHDAACLNVYDEFSVGEELIVAPIVQKGQTVREVYLPQGVWKDGVDGSLRKGSRWIHNYRVPENKVAYFVKMPDNTRF; encoded by the exons ATGATTGCCAACGAATTCGATCGTTCGGGTGGCGTCAGCAACCAAAACTCCATTACCAGTGTTAACTCGGTTGCCAGCctgttgaaagagaaaattcaG ACATTTCCTTCGATGATGAGACGGAAGAAAAAGGTTACCAGTGACTTCAAAATTAAAACGTTTATCACAATTCTATTCCTGATTATTGTCTTCCTAGTCGGTTACGCTTATATTATGTATCATCAGAAAGTACTGACCCGATTGTACTTCGACACAGTGAAATTCGGAAAAGATGATCGAAGTATTCACCTCCACAACCAACGCGGTCAGGAGATATTTAAGGGAATGTTGG GTAGGAACATAAACGAAGTTAAGCCATTCCGTTGCTTGGATGAGAATTTAAGAGATGATGGAAGTATATGCTTCGAATGGGATAAAAATGCTCGGCTGTATTTCAAttacgaagtaaaagatggcATCGAATGTCATGACATCAAATGGGAAGCACTCAGTCAAGATGTCTATCCTCAGGACTGTTACGACTTACCGGCAAACAAAGGGAATTGGTACGGCGGAGGCATAACAAAGTCAAATGAATTTCCGATTGATCGTGCAAGTTTTGATATGTCGCCGTTTATAACGGGAGACTCGTACTCGCAGCAATTCGGGAATGCAGTGAAACGATATTTTATCGGTGCGGAAGGTGTGGCTATAAAAATTGCGGATGATGTTCCTTTACACATTAGTATGAACCACAATAATTCTagacaattttgtatgaaagcAATGCACGATCAATTTGCATTCGTGAACCGTCTGACACCGAACGGAATGCCGTTCTTAAAGTATAAGATTTGTCTTGGGAAAGACATGAGGTCTTTACATCAATTTCTAACTCAACAGAGTTTGTTTGATGGAATGAAACAAGGCGAACTGAGTATTGTTCATTCAATTATGGAGGAGCCTGTGTGGCAAATTTCCGCCAATGGTGTCGACTACCTAAACACAATGTCAATTTATAACTTCACCGAGCAAGTAGTAAATTCCGGGTTTCTACGAATCGGGCATGTGttgataaatgaattttgGCAGAATGAAATCGGGGACTACAAAGTGGACGAAGAGAGATTCAAAGACTTACAAGAAAAAGTCGACATTCTGCATCGACGAGGTTTTAAGGTCGTATTCACCATTCAGCCGTTTATTAGCACAGATAGCCCCAACTTCGCTGAGGCCgttcaaaagaaatttctaaTCTACGAGCGGTTGTCAGAGAGAAGTATTCCAGCCCTTACGCGATACAAGAGTTCAGTCAGCGCAGGCGTTCTAGACGTTACGAACAACAATGCCGTGCCCTGGCTTTTGGAGAAACTGAAGAAAATCATCGACGATTACAAAAtcgattcatttttcattgatttcggAACGGCATACAATATGCCTCACTATTACCAGTGCAACAAGAGTTTGGTGAATCCTGACTACTACAAGTCCATTTTCACATCCAGTATTGAAGATCACGTTCCTATTTTCGGTGTTTCTGGTGCCATATCTTTTCCGAGACCACCAGCATTTCTCAGTCTTCCACCCGTCAATTCGTCATGGGAAGGTCTGCAGAGTGTCATCCCTGCCGTCATATCATATGGTGTAATTG gttttccattcattttatCTGGACCAGTCGGTGGAGATTACAGTCTTCCACAAAATTATCAGAAAATTCCGTCATATCAGTCACTTGCACAGCCACCATTACCCGACAAAGAATTGTTCATTCGATGGTTTCAATTGGCAACGTTTTTGCCAGCAATGAGATTCTCTCATTTACCATCCGAATACAAGAATGACTTGATGACCGAGGTAGCAAAAGAACTATTTGGAATTCGTCAGAAAACGGTGAtcccgattttgaaaaaatatctCAGCGAATCGATGAACGAAGGATTACCGCTAGTTCGACCATTGTGGATGTTGGAATCTCACGATGCGGCATGCCTGAATGTTTACGACGAATTCTCTGTGGGCGAGGAATTGATTGTGGCGCCAATTGTTCAAAAGGGTCAAACCGTTCGAGAAG tttatCTGCCACAAGGAGTTTGGAAAGACGGCGTCGATGGATCGTTGCGGAAAGGGAGCCGTTGGATTCATAATTATCGGGTACCCGAGAAtaaagtcgcttattttgtGAAGATGCCAGACAATACGAGATTTTAA
- the LOC119077609 gene encoding myogenesis-regulating glycosidase isoform X2, with the protein MDPLSCPVPTIVIDRPPEDNDPIDLPSIDNSEKKSNGVSISDVNEIVSIEDESSETESDDDVPKYRSYLRTKRRLSVSPLAVLRLHNTRKEMIANEFDRSGGVSNQNSITSVNSVASLLKEKIQTFPSMMRRKKKVTSDFKIKTFITILFLIIVFLVGYAYIMYHQKVLTRLYFDTVKFGKDDRSIHLHNQRGQEIFKGMLGRNINEVKPFRCLDENLRDDGSICFEWDKNARLYFNYEVKDGIECHDIKWEALSQDVYPQDCYDLPANKGNWYGGGITKSNEFPIDRASFDMSPFITGDSYSQQFGNAVKRYFIGAEGVAIKIADDVPLHISMNHNNSRQFCMKAMHDQFAFVNRLTPNGMPFLKYKICLGKDMRSLHQFLTQQSLFDGMKQGELSIVHSIMEEPVWQISANGVDYLNTMSIYNFTEQVVNSGFLRIGHVLINEFWQNEIGDYKVDEERFKDLQEKVDILHRRGFKVVFTIQPFISTDSPNFAEAVQKKFLIYERLSERSIPALTRYKSSVSAGVLDVTNNNAVPWLLEKLKKIIDDYKIDSFFIDFGTAYNMPHYYQCNKSLVNPDYYKSIFTSSIEDHVPIFGVSGAISFPRPPAFLSLPPVNSSWEGLQSVIPAVISYGVIGFPFILSGPVGGDYSLPQNYQKIPSYQSLAQPPLPDKELFIRWFQLATFLPAMRFSHLPSEYKNDLMTEVAKELFGIRQKTVIPILKKYLSESMNEGLPLVRPLWMLESHDAACLNVYDEFSVGEELIVAPIVQKGQTVREVYLPQGVWKDGVDGSLRKGSRWIHNYRVPENKVAYFVKMPDNTRF; encoded by the exons ATGGATCCGTTAAGCTGTCCCGTTCCAACAATCGTTATCGACAGACCTCCCGAGGATAACGATCCAATCGATCTGCCATCAATTGATAACAGTGAGAAG aAAAGCAACGGTGTCAGCATAAGTGATGTTAACGAAATCGTCAGCATTGAGGATGAGAGCTCAGAAACCGAAAGTGATGATGATGTTCCAAAGTACAG ATCATACTTACGAACCAAACGTCGGCTATCTGTTTCACCACTTGCCGTACTCCGTTTACACAACACCCGGAAAGAAATGATTGCCAACGAATTCGATCGTTCGGGTGGCGTCAGCAACCAAAACTCCATTACCAGTGTTAACTCGGTTGCCAGCctgttgaaagagaaaattcaG ACATTTCCTTCGATGATGAGACGGAAGAAAAAGGTTACCAGTGACTTCAAAATTAAAACGTTTATCACAATTCTATTCCTGATTATTGTCTTCCTAGTCGGTTACGCTTATATTATGTATCATCAGAAAGTACTGACCCGATTGTACTTCGACACAGTGAAATTCGGAAAAGATGATCGAAGTATTCACCTCCACAACCAACGCGGTCAGGAGATATTTAAGGGAATGTTGG GTAGGAACATAAACGAAGTTAAGCCATTCCGTTGCTTGGATGAGAATTTAAGAGATGATGGAAGTATATGCTTCGAATGGGATAAAAATGCTCGGCTGTATTTCAAttacgaagtaaaagatggcATCGAATGTCATGACATCAAATGGGAAGCACTCAGTCAAGATGTCTATCCTCAGGACTGTTACGACTTACCGGCAAACAAAGGGAATTGGTACGGCGGAGGCATAACAAAGTCAAATGAATTTCCGATTGATCGTGCAAGTTTTGATATGTCGCCGTTTATAACGGGAGACTCGTACTCGCAGCAATTCGGGAATGCAGTGAAACGATATTTTATCGGTGCGGAAGGTGTGGCTATAAAAATTGCGGATGATGTTCCTTTACACATTAGTATGAACCACAATAATTCTagacaattttgtatgaaagcAATGCACGATCAATTTGCATTCGTGAACCGTCTGACACCGAACGGAATGCCGTTCTTAAAGTATAAGATTTGTCTTGGGAAAGACATGAGGTCTTTACATCAATTTCTAACTCAACAGAGTTTGTTTGATGGAATGAAACAAGGCGAACTGAGTATTGTTCATTCAATTATGGAGGAGCCTGTGTGGCAAATTTCCGCCAATGGTGTCGACTACCTAAACACAATGTCAATTTATAACTTCACCGAGCAAGTAGTAAATTCCGGGTTTCTACGAATCGGGCATGTGttgataaatgaattttgGCAGAATGAAATCGGGGACTACAAAGTGGACGAAGAGAGATTCAAAGACTTACAAGAAAAAGTCGACATTCTGCATCGACGAGGTTTTAAGGTCGTATTCACCATTCAGCCGTTTATTAGCACAGATAGCCCCAACTTCGCTGAGGCCgttcaaaagaaatttctaaTCTACGAGCGGTTGTCAGAGAGAAGTATTCCAGCCCTTACGCGATACAAGAGTTCAGTCAGCGCAGGCGTTCTAGACGTTACGAACAACAATGCCGTGCCCTGGCTTTTGGAGAAACTGAAGAAAATCATCGACGATTACAAAAtcgattcatttttcattgatttcggAACGGCATACAATATGCCTCACTATTACCAGTGCAACAAGAGTTTGGTGAATCCTGACTACTACAAGTCCATTTTCACATCCAGTATTGAAGATCACGTTCCTATTTTCGGTGTTTCTGGTGCCATATCTTTTCCGAGACCACCAGCATTTCTCAGTCTTCCACCCGTCAATTCGTCATGGGAAGGTCTGCAGAGTGTCATCCCTGCCGTCATATCATATGGTGTAATTG gttttccattcattttatCTGGACCAGTCGGTGGAGATTACAGTCTTCCACAAAATTATCAGAAAATTCCGTCATATCAGTCACTTGCACAGCCACCATTACCCGACAAAGAATTGTTCATTCGATGGTTTCAATTGGCAACGTTTTTGCCAGCAATGAGATTCTCTCATTTACCATCCGAATACAAGAATGACTTGATGACCGAGGTAGCAAAAGAACTATTTGGAATTCGTCAGAAAACGGTGAtcccgattttgaaaaaatatctCAGCGAATCGATGAACGAAGGATTACCGCTAGTTCGACCATTGTGGATGTTGGAATCTCACGATGCGGCATGCCTGAATGTTTACGACGAATTCTCTGTGGGCGAGGAATTGATTGTGGCGCCAATTGTTCAAAAGGGTCAAACCGTTCGAGAAG tttatCTGCCACAAGGAGTTTGGAAAGACGGCGTCGATGGATCGTTGCGGAAAGGGAGCCGTTGGATTCATAATTATCGGGTACCCGAGAAtaaagtcgcttattttgtGAAGATGCCAGACAATACGAGATTTTAA